In a single window of the Sphingosinicella microcystinivorans genome:
- a CDS encoding DUF167 domain-containing protein, with protein MDTALAALVSPEGTLAVRVTPKARGGERILVEDTPEGPRARVWVSAPPEDGKANAAVCRLVAKALGLPKSAVSVSRGDTSREKLLRVVR; from the coding sequence ATGGACACCGCCCTCGCCGCGCTCGTCTCGCCCGAAGGCACGCTCGCCGTGCGCGTGACGCCGAAGGCGCGCGGCGGCGAGCGCATCCTCGTGGAGGACACGCCCGAGGGTCCGCGCGCCCGCGTCTGGGTCTCCGCCCCGCCGGAGGACGGCAAGGCGAACGCCGCCGTCTGCCGCCTCGTCGCGAAGGCGCTCGGCCTGCCGAAATCCGCCGTCAGCGTGTCGCGCGGCGACACCTCGCGCGAGAAGCTGCTGCGCGTCGTGCGCTGA
- a CDS encoding Hsp20/alpha crystallin family protein, with amino-acid sequence MALKSLAPFGSSGSPARGADPFGNLRHDIERLFEDVTRGWQLPAAFRGDGLLNPRVDIAETDQGLELTAELPGIDEKDIDLSLDDDVLTLKAEHKAEKEEEDKKKRYHLVERSHGTYLRRFQIPFTPAAAKVSASFDKGVLKVSVPRAAAEDSKARKIAIGKAA; translated from the coding sequence ATGGCATTGAAATCGCTTGCACCGTTCGGCTCCTCCGGTTCGCCCGCGCGGGGCGCCGACCCCTTCGGCAACCTGCGCCACGACATCGAGCGCCTGTTCGAGGACGTGACGCGCGGCTGGCAGCTTCCCGCCGCCTTCCGCGGCGATGGCCTGCTCAATCCGCGCGTCGACATCGCCGAGACCGATCAGGGACTCGAGCTGACGGCGGAACTCCCCGGCATCGACGAGAAGGACATCGACCTCTCGCTCGACGACGACGTGCTGACGCTGAAGGCCGAGCACAAGGCGGAGAAGGAAGAGGAGGACAAGAAGAAGCGCTACCACCTCGTCGAGCGCTCGCACGGCACCTACCTGCGCCGCTTCCAGATTCCCTTCACGCCCGCCGCCGCGAAGGTGAGCGCGAGCTTCGACAAGGGTGTGCTGAAGGTGAGCGTGCCGCGCGCCGCCGCCGAGGATTCGAAGGCACGCAAGATCGCCATCGGCAAGGCCGCCTGA
- a CDS encoding DUF2442 domain-containing protein, whose protein sequence is MSISPRATAVRFDDDQMWVELDDGRTLGIPLAWFPRLFRGTPAERARVTISPSGLHWDDLDEDISIAGLLAGRGDRSLTPRTQAA, encoded by the coding sequence ATGAGCATTTCGCCTAGGGCGACAGCGGTTCGTTTCGATGACGATCAGATGTGGGTCGAACTCGACGACGGGCGCACGCTGGGCATCCCGCTCGCTTGGTTCCCGCGCCTTTTCAGGGGGACGCCGGCCGAGCGCGCCCGCGTGACGATCAGCCCCAGCGGTCTTCACTGGGACGACCTCGACGAGGATATCTCGATCGCGGGCCTTCTGGCGGGCCGAGGAGACCGGAGTCTGACGCCGCGCACGCAAGCGGCCTGA
- a CDS encoding DUF4160 domain-containing protein, protein MPVVFRHQGYRFHFFSNEGNPREPVHIHVTRDGADARFRLHPMSTWRTMRASTRAHWPC, encoded by the coding sequence GTGCCCGTCGTCTTTCGGCATCAGGGTTATCGCTTTCATTTCTTCTCGAACGAAGGCAATCCGCGGGAACCTGTGCACATCCACGTGACGCGCGACGGTGCAGACGCCAGGTTCCGGCTTCATCCGATGTCAACGTGGCGTACAATGCGGGCTTCAACGCGCGCGCATTGGCCATGTTGA
- a CDS encoding ribonucleotide-diphosphate reductase subunit beta: protein MPLLQASKQYKPFEYPWAYDYWKRQQQLHWLPEEVPLGEDCRDWAQKLSDHERNLLTQIFRFFTQADVEVQDCYHEKYGRVFKPTEIKMMLTAFSNMETVHIAAYSHLLDTIGMPESEYSAFLQYKEMKDKHDYLATFGVDTDEDIAKTLAMFGGFTEGLQLFASFAMLMNFPRFNKMKGMGQIVSWSVRDESLHCEGIIKLFHTFVKERDCLTASVKDDIMDMCQKTVRIEDAFIDLVFEMGPVAGMTPKDIKKYVRYIADWRLGQLGLKPIYMIDEHPLPWLTPLLNGVEHANFFETRATEYSKAATKGSWTDVWDAFDKRKSAKLAAAANEAGDEQGLLGVAE from the coding sequence ATGCCTCTTCTGCAAGCCTCCAAGCAGTACAAGCCCTTCGAGTATCCGTGGGCTTACGATTACTGGAAGCGCCAGCAGCAGCTGCACTGGCTGCCCGAGGAAGTGCCGCTCGGCGAGGACTGCCGCGACTGGGCGCAGAAGCTCTCCGACCACGAGCGCAACCTGCTCACGCAGATCTTCCGCTTCTTCACGCAGGCGGACGTGGAGGTGCAGGACTGCTACCACGAGAAATACGGCCGCGTCTTCAAGCCGACCGAGATCAAGATGATGCTGACCGCGTTCAGCAACATGGAGACGGTGCACATCGCGGCCTACAGTCACCTGCTCGACACCATCGGTATGCCCGAAAGCGAATATTCGGCCTTCCTCCAGTACAAGGAGATGAAGGACAAGCACGACTATCTCGCCACCTTCGGCGTCGATACCGACGAGGACATCGCCAAGACGCTCGCCATGTTCGGCGGCTTCACCGAGGGGCTTCAGCTCTTCGCCAGCTTCGCCATGCTGATGAACTTCCCGCGCTTCAACAAGATGAAGGGCATGGGCCAGATCGTCTCGTGGAGCGTGCGCGACGAGTCGCTGCACTGCGAGGGCATCATCAAGCTGTTCCACACCTTCGTGAAGGAACGCGACTGCCTCACCGCGTCCGTCAAGGACGACATCATGGACATGTGCCAGAAGACGGTGCGCATCGAGGACGCGTTCATCGACCTCGTGTTCGAGATGGGCCCGGTGGCGGGCATGACGCCCAAGGACATCAAGAAATACGTGCGCTACATCGCCGACTGGCGGCTCGGCCAGCTTGGCCTGAAGCCGATCTACATGATCGACGAGCACCCGCTGCCGTGGCTGACGCCGCTCCTCAACGGCGTCGAGCACGCCAACTTCTTCGAAACCCGCGCCACCGAATATTCGAAGGCCGCCACCAAGGGCTCATGGACCGACGTGTGGGACGCCTTCGACAAGCGCAAGTCGGCGAAGCTCGCCGCCGCCGCGAACGAGGCGGGCGACGAGCAGGGGCTGTTGGGGGTGGCGGAGTAG
- a CDS encoding ribonucleoside-diphosphate reductase subunit alpha, translating into MDFSGVDTATLDGDDVAAAVRPRGAKAHTVEIDHGRDALLTDFGRETLEDRYLLPGEKPQDLFARVAAAYADGDAHAQRLYDYISRLWFMPATPVLSNGGTGRGLPISCYLNSVSDSLEGIVGTWNENVWLASKGGGIGTYWGHVRGIGEPVGLNGKTSGIVPFVRVMDSLTLAISQGSLRRGSAACYLDISHPEIEEFLEIRKPSGDFNRKALNLHHGVLVTDAFMEAVRDGLPFDLVSPKDGSRRGQVDARALFQKLVETRLATGEPYIIFIDHVNNAMPKHQRDVGLKVTTSNLCSEITLPTGVDQHGNDRTAVCCLSSLNLETWDEWSKDKAFIEDVMRFLDNVLGDYIERAPDEMARAKYSAMRERSVGLGVMGFHSFLQARSIPFESAMAKSWNLKIFRHIRAQVDEASMLLATERGACPDAEDMGVMERFSCKMAIAPTASISIICGGTSACIEPIPANIYTHKTLSGSFTVKNPHLERVLDEKAKNSDKVWSSILERGGSVQHLDFLTTDEKATFRTAFEIDQRWLLELAGDRTPYIDQAQSLNLFLPADIEKWDLLMMHYRAWELGIKSLYYCRSKSIQRAGFAGGVEADNTIDLKQIEVEVKDYDECLACQ; encoded by the coding sequence ATGGATTTCAGTGGCGTGGATACGGCGACCCTTGACGGCGACGACGTTGCAGCGGCGGTTCGCCCCCGCGGCGCGAAGGCGCACACCGTCGAGATCGACCACGGCCGCGACGCGCTCCTCACCGATTTCGGCCGGGAGACGCTCGAGGATCGCTATTTGCTGCCGGGCGAGAAGCCGCAGGACCTGTTCGCCCGCGTCGCGGCGGCCTATGCCGACGGCGACGCCCACGCGCAGCGCCTGTACGACTATATCTCGCGCCTGTGGTTCATGCCGGCGACGCCGGTGCTCTCGAACGGCGGCACCGGGCGCGGGCTTCCCATCTCCTGCTACCTCAACAGCGTGTCCGACAGCCTCGAGGGCATCGTCGGCACGTGGAACGAGAACGTCTGGCTCGCCTCCAAGGGCGGCGGCATCGGCACCTACTGGGGCCATGTGCGCGGCATCGGCGAGCCCGTGGGCCTCAACGGCAAGACGTCGGGCATCGTCCCGTTCGTGCGCGTCATGGATTCACTGACACTGGCGATAAGCCAGGGATCGCTGAGGCGGGGATCCGCAGCCTGCTACCTCGACATCTCGCACCCGGAAATCGAGGAATTCCTCGAAATCCGCAAGCCTTCCGGCGATTTCAACCGCAAGGCCTTGAACCTGCATCACGGCGTCCTCGTCACCGACGCCTTCATGGAGGCGGTGCGAGATGGCCTTCCCTTCGATCTCGTCAGCCCGAAGGACGGTTCCAGGCGGGGGCAGGTGGATGCGCGCGCGCTGTTCCAGAAGCTGGTCGAGACCCGGCTGGCGACGGGCGAGCCGTACATCATCTTCATCGATCACGTGAACAACGCGATGCCGAAGCACCAGCGCGACGTGGGCCTCAAGGTCACGACGTCGAACCTGTGCTCGGAGATCACGCTGCCGACCGGCGTCGACCAGCACGGCAACGACCGCACGGCCGTCTGCTGCCTCTCCAGCCTCAACCTCGAAACGTGGGACGAGTGGTCGAAGGACAAGGCGTTCATCGAGGACGTGATGCGCTTCCTCGACAACGTGCTCGGCGACTATATCGAGCGGGCGCCGGACGAGATGGCGCGCGCCAAGTATTCGGCGATGCGCGAGCGCTCGGTGGGCCTCGGCGTCATGGGCTTCCACAGCTTCCTGCAGGCGCGCTCGATCCCGTTCGAAAGCGCGATGGCGAAATCGTGGAACCTCAAGATCTTCCGCCACATCCGCGCGCAGGTGGACGAGGCCTCGATGCTGCTCGCCACCGAGCGCGGCGCCTGCCCGGACGCCGAGGACATGGGCGTGATGGAGCGCTTCTCCTGCAAGATGGCGATCGCGCCGACGGCCTCGATCAGCATCATCTGCGGCGGCACCTCCGCGTGCATCGAGCCGATCCCGGCGAACATCTACACGCACAAGACGCTGTCGGGCAGCTTCACCGTGAAGAACCCGCACCTTGAAAGGGTGCTCGACGAGAAGGCGAAGAACAGCGACAAGGTATGGAGCTCGATCCTCGAGCGCGGCGGCTCCGTGCAGCACCTCGATTTCCTCACGACGGACGAGAAAGCGACGTTCCGCACCGCGTTCGAGATCGACCAGCGCTGGCTGCTCGAGCTCGCCGGCGACCGCACGCCCTATATCGACCAGGCGCAGAGCCTGAACCTGTTCCTGCCGGCGGACATCGAGAAGTGGGACCTTCTGATGATGCACTACCGGGCGTGGGAGCTGGGCATCAAGTCGCTCTACTACTGCCGCTCGAAGTCCATCCAGCGCGCTGGCTTCGCGGGCGGCGTGGAGGCGGACAACACCATCGACCTCAAGCAGATCGAGGTCGAGGTGAAGGACTACGACGAGTGTCTGGCCTGCCAGTAA
- a CDS encoding fumarate hydratase, which yields MAVIREEDVIESVADALQYISYYHPMDYIRALGRAYELEQGPAAKDAIAQILTNSRMCAEGHRPICQDTGIVTAFVKIGMNVQWQATRTVQEMVDEGVRRAYLHPENRLRASIVSDPAFSRRNTKDNTPAVVHIEMVPGDTVEITVAAKGGGSENKSKFKMLNPSDSIVDWVLEMVPQMGAGWCPPGMLGIGIGGTAEKAMTLAKESLMEAIDMAELKARGPQNELEELRIEIHDKVNALGIGAQGLGGLATVLDVKIYDCPTHAASKPIAMIPNCAATRHAHFVLDGSGPAYLEAPNLADWPKVEWAPSKEAIRVDLDTLTPGIVASWKPGDRLLLNGKMLTGRDAAHKRIQDMLAKGEPLPVDFRGRVIYYVGPVDAVRDEAVGPAGPTTATRMDKFTRMMLEQGLIAMVGKAERGPTAIDAIRDHKAAYLMAVGGAAYLVSKAIKSAKVLAFEDLGMEAIYEFEVRDMPVTVAVDAAGESVHHLAPLVWREKIAKERLLEPAE from the coding sequence ATGGCGGTGATCCGCGAAGAAGACGTCATCGAGTCGGTCGCCGACGCGCTCCAGTACATCAGCTACTACCACCCCATGGACTATATCCGCGCGCTCGGCCGCGCGTATGAATTGGAGCAGGGACCGGCCGCGAAGGACGCGATCGCGCAGATTCTCACCAACAGCCGCATGTGCGCCGAAGGCCACCGCCCGATCTGCCAGGACACGGGCATCGTCACCGCCTTCGTGAAGATTGGTATGAACGTCCAGTGGCAAGCTACGAGAACTGTTCAGGAAATGGTCGATGAAGGCGTGCGCCGCGCTTATCTCCACCCGGAGAACCGCCTGCGCGCCTCGATCGTTTCGGACCCGGCGTTCTCGCGCAGGAACACGAAGGACAACACGCCTGCGGTCGTCCATATCGAGATGGTGCCCGGCGACACGGTGGAGATCACCGTCGCGGCGAAGGGCGGCGGCAGCGAGAACAAGTCCAAGTTCAAGATGCTGAACCCGAGCGACTCCATCGTCGACTGGGTGCTGGAGATGGTGCCGCAGATGGGCGCCGGCTGGTGCCCGCCCGGTATGCTCGGCATCGGCATCGGCGGCACGGCGGAAAAGGCCATGACGCTCGCCAAGGAATCGCTGATGGAAGCGATCGACATGGCGGAGCTGAAGGCGCGCGGACCGCAGAATGAGCTGGAGGAACTGCGTATCGAGATCCACGACAAGGTGAACGCGCTCGGCATCGGCGCGCAGGGCCTCGGTGGGCTCGCCACCGTGCTCGACGTCAAGATCTACGACTGCCCGACGCACGCCGCCTCGAAGCCGATCGCGATGATCCCGAACTGCGCCGCGACGCGCCACGCGCACTTCGTGCTCGACGGCTCCGGCCCCGCCTATCTCGAAGCGCCGAACCTCGCCGACTGGCCGAAGGTGGAATGGGCGCCGTCCAAGGAAGCGATCCGGGTGGACCTCGACACGCTGACGCCCGGGATCGTCGCAAGCTGGAAGCCGGGCGACCGCCTGCTCCTCAATGGCAAGATGCTCACCGGCCGCGACGCCGCGCACAAGCGCATCCAGGACATGCTGGCGAAGGGCGAGCCGCTTCCGGTCGATTTCAGGGGCCGCGTGATCTACTACGTCGGCCCGGTCGATGCGGTGCGCGACGAGGCGGTCGGCCCCGCCGGCCCCACCACCGCGACGCGCATGGACAAGTTCACGCGGATGATGCTGGAGCAGGGCCTGATCGCGATGGTCGGCAAGGCCGAGCGCGGCCCCACGGCGATCGACGCGATCCGCGACCACAAGGCCGCCTACCTGATGGCGGTCGGCGGCGCGGCCTATCTCGTCTCCAAGGCGATCAAGTCCGCGAAGGTCCTCGCGTTCGAGGACCTCGGCATGGAGGCGATCTACGAGTTCGAGGTGCGCGACATGCCCGTCACCGTCGCCGTCGATGCGGCGGGCGAGAGCGTGCACCACCTCGCGCCGCTCGTCTGGCGCGAGAAGATCGCGAAGGAACGGCTGCTGGAGCCCGCCGAATAG
- a CDS encoding PepSY domain-containing protein, whose translation MFRQIATGIGAAALIGISAPAFADRGATATEIEKIIPVLKAAGYVSWEEIELDDDGPHFEVDDARKADGSKWDVKLSTTDFQIVREKKD comes from the coding sequence ATGTTCCGGCAGATCGCCACGGGAATCGGCGCGGCAGCGCTCATCGGCATTTCCGCGCCCGCCTTTGCGGATCGGGGTGCGACCGCGACGGAAATCGAAAAGATCATCCCCGTGCTGAAAGCCGCGGGCTACGTCAGCTGGGAAGAGATCGAACTCGACGACGACGGCCCGCACTTCGAGGTCGACGACGCGCGCAAGGCGGACGGCTCGAAGTGGGATGTGAAGCTCAGCACGACCGACTTCCAGATCGTGCGGGAGAAGAAGGACTGA